A segment of the Candidatus Macondimonas diazotrophica genome:
TGGGAAAGTAAAGGGAACATAACCCGTTACAAATCCGTTACGGATTTCCGTCTGAGGGAAATAATTCCCTATAAACAAGGGCGAAACATACGCTATCTCGCCCAAGCCCTTGCTTGACATCGTAGCGGCCACTGGTTCGATCCCAGTACCGCCCACCACTTTTCTTCAATAAAAACAACCACGAACAAAAATATAGGGATCGGATTGATACCTATATTTGAAAGCTTGGCTTTTCTTTTGAAGACGGGTGAACCCCACACAACCCCCCGAAACCTGCTACTACTTTTTTAAAATGTACGTGTAACGGTAAAAAGAACGTAGATCCTTGACAGGTTTACCTGACTTTTGGTATCAAAAGTCAGGTAAACTTTCGGGTATATAATGCTCAAAGATCAGCTTTTTGATGTCGACCAGGCGGTCGAGCACTTCAAGGCATGGGGAATCCTGGACGCGAATGCCAAATGGGTCACCAATCTGTGGGACCGGAACGACCTTCCGAGCGTGGTCGTGAAGAAAAAACGCCGCGTCCCACGCAGTCAGATCGACAAATTCATGGAAAGGAATATTCGCCGGGCAAGCTAGACGACAACGACGAACGGCTTCTCATCCTGTTCGATCATGAGATGACCATAGAGTCTGACCGTGAAGGCGTAATCCTTGTGCCCCGTCCGGTAGATGATCGTTTTAGCGTCCACGCCGGCAGCGATAAGGCACGACACGTAATAGTGCCGCAGTCCGTGCATGCCGGTGGGCGGGAGACCGAGTTCCTCAACCGCAGCCTTGATTGATCGTTGTATGTTGTGACGATCAATCGCTTTCCCGCTGTCTCGGGCGAGGAGAAGCCCGGAATTTACTTTCCACATCTCGCAATATTCGGATATCCGGTCTGCCAGTGTCTGATCGAACGGGATGGACCTGACGCCCGCTTCGGTTTTTGGTTTGCCAATCCCGTCCTCACCTTTGAAAGCGTGGATGACATCGAGCGAGCAGGTCTTCAAATCTATATTCTCCAGTCGAAGCGCTGCGATCTCGCCAATCCTCATGCCAGTCATTGCCGCCAAGGAGAGCGAAAGTTCCGTCCTGTGGAATGACTTCTGAAAGGCTACTCGTTTTGTCGCCAGACGCTTGTTCCTGAAATAATCCAGAAGCGCCCTCACCTGTGCTCTGGACAATATCTGCTTGTTCGTCTCGCGCTTGGTCTTCGACCGTTTGGGAGGTGTTCTGGCGTCCTTAAGGGGATCGGTAGAGCACTGGAATTCCTGCTTTGCCAGTTCGGTCGCTGCCTTCATATATTTCGCCGCGTTCGCCGCGACTTCCGTCTGCTTCTCCCTAAGCGTTCGCATGTACCGAAAGCAGTCTTCTTCGGATGTGCCGTCAATAGGGTCATCAAGGAAAGGGCAATCCGCGAGCTGGAGACGCTCGTACCGCTCAAGATTTCCTATGTAGGAGGAACCTACAGGCGCCCTTCCGTTGATGCCTATGGAAGCCTGCTCGCGGTAGAACACGAGTGCGTTTCTGAATGTGAACTCCCCCTTGGCGCCTTTGTCCGCTTTCTCCACGAGTTCAAGCAGACCGCCTTCGATCCAGTCGACGGCATCCCCTTTTGTCCTGAAGTTCTTGTCCTTGCGTTTTCCGTCTATTGGGTCGCTGAAGTACACTCGCCAATTGTACCGGGGATGCTTTGTCTTGGTGAGGTGGACGGCGCATCGCTTATCGATGTACTTCCGATCCATTTCCTGTCCTTTCACAAAACTTCTGCAAGTCGGCACGACGGCCTGCGAGGGGAGGAGGCCGCCGTGCCTTCACGCAATTACCGAAGGCGGAGGGGGTGAACCGCGTTCGGTACACCCGTCATAGCACACATAAATGTCATGTCAAACGATCTTTCTATGCAAGCTGGTCTTTTTATAATTGACATATCGCAAGGATATTATAGCCTTCCACGGAAAGGAGAACCAGATTGATGGGTAAAGCTCTCATTCGACTGTTCGAGATCGTGTTCCTTGCCTTTCTCCTGGTCATTCTCTGGTGACAGGACGAGGACAGATCATGTGCCCTACGCTATACAAGTATGACACTACAGGGAAACCCAGGTTCTGGGATGTCGAGATCGACTCCTTCAACGGGCGGTATAGATTTCTGACAGGAGTGGTCGGAAGTACCAATATCGTGGCGTCCGAATGGACACAGGCGAAGCCGAAGAATGAAGGCCGGGCAAACGCGACCACGGCTGTCGGACAGGCCTTCAAGGAGGCCGAGGCGGCGTGGACCAAGAAGAAAAAGGAGGGCTACCACGAAGACATATCGAAGTCTGGTGCGTCTTTTTTCGAGCCCATGCTCGCCAAGACGTTCAGTCCCAAGAGGATAGACAGTCTTCCCCTTGTCTTCGTTCAGCCGAAGCTCGATGGCATGCGCTGCATCGCGACGAAGGACGGACTGTTCTCGCGCACCGGCGAGAGGATCGTCGCCGTGGATCATATCTGGCTGGAACTCGCCCCGATCTTCGCGGCCAGTCCGGCTACTGTCCTGGACGGTGAACTCTACACCCACACGCTCAGCGACCAGTTTCAGCGCTTGATGTCGATCTGCCGGAAACAGGACCCGACCGATGAACAGATTCGTGAAGCCAAAATCATGGAATATCACGTTTATGACGGCGTCTTCGAAGGCTCTGAGAGCCGCACAGGCTTCCATGGACGCTTCATGCGGCTGCTCGACACCCTGGATGAGTTCTCGCTCGTCTACGGCGTTCCTGTGAGCACACGGCGTGTGGATAACCCAACCGAAGACGTCCTGTGGGGCATGCACGACCAATATGTGTCCGAGGGATACGAAGGCATGATGATCCGGATTGACGCGCCCTACCAGATCGGGAAGCGTTCTCCTCACCTGCTGAAGATGAAACGCTTCGACGACGACGAGTTCGAGATTCTCGGTGTCTTGCCGGGTGAAGGCAACTGGTCAGGGGTTGCGAAGACCCTGCACTGCCGGACCGAGTCCGGCGAAGACTTCTTTCCAACGATCAAGGCGCCCAGAGAGGTCTGCGACACGATCCTGAGAAATGCCTCGAACTATATCGGCAAGCAGGCAACCGTGCGCTATCAGGGTCTGACAGACGCAGGGAAGCCCCGTTTCCCGATTGCGAAGGCATTGCACATGGAGAACCGGTGGTGATAAAGGAAGAAAACGGTGTTCGGATTCACGTTGTCGATCACACCGGTTCCGTTTCCTACGGCATGTTTGCTGGAGCGTTTGGGGATGTTCTGGAACTGACCTTATATGATGTTCCGGAGGATATCGGAAGATTCCGGCTGGAAGACAAGGTCCGGTTTCTGGATCGGGATTATCCTATCCTGAAGGTTGTCACCGAGCAGTCTTACGAGCGGTCAGTTATACAGGTTGACCTAACTCTTTCCCTTACGGAAGGAAGCTCTCTGTGAATAGAGACGATTGGCCTGTCGAAGAATATTCCAGGGCTCGGGGGGAATGCCTCTATTGCGGTGCCAGGACCGGCGAACAGCATCATAAAGGCTGTGTCGTCCGTAGTAGAACTGTCGTTGTCGAAATCACCGTTCAACTGGTTCATGTGGTCCCAGAAGACTGGGACAGAGACATGATAGAGTTCGGGATGAATGATGGGTCCGGGTGTTCGGACAACCTACTCGGAGAGATCATGGAAGCCGCAGAGCGGAGAGACCGTCTTGACAGATGCTCCTGCCCTGTCGTCACCGGAAAGTACGTCAGAGAAGCTACGGAAGAGGACGAAGAATTCGACGTTCTCTTCATCAAGGATCTGAAATCCTGATAAAAACCGTTTCCTTTAACTGTGGTTACCCGTAATTAAAGGAAACGGGGTTTTCTTTTCATAAGACCGCCGAAAAGCAGGCAATCTTGTACACGACCAGCCAGAACAGAACAAGAAGTGCTATACCAATCTGTCGCCCTTCTCCTGGGCTAAGCCGTCCTTCAAGCTCCTTCCACATGGTTTCCTCCGGACAGGCTGTGCCTGACCTCTTTGGCGTACTCTTGGGACTCCATAAGAATCTTGCGGATGTCCGAGCCGGTCATCGGCGTATATGCGGACCGCATGGCGTCTGACACCGGGTGATCGAACACGGCGCACATCCGTTCGAAGGCATCCAGGTCGAGTAGCCCGATCTCATAGTGGCAGTCGAAACGCCCGGTCCGCAGCAGCGCCGGATCAAGGCGTTCCGGATGGTTCGTCGTCGCGATGCAGACCAGGCCGTCAGGCGACAGGAGACCGTCGAGGACGTTCAGCAGGGCCGAGAGGGTGACACCAGACTTGTCCTTCTTCTCGTCCTTGCGCCTGGATGTGTCGGCATTGCTTGCATCTGCGTCCTCGATGACGAGAAGGGACCTCCTCCAGTTGATCGAGGTTCCCATCAGCTGGGTCAGGTCATTGTCGTCTTCCAGGCTGCCGAGGTTGAGATACAGGATCGAACGGTCAGTCGCCGATGCGACAGCGTGGATCAGGGACGACTTTCCGGTCCCGGGAGGACCGGAGAGGATGATGCCGGCATGATAAGGCGTACCACGCTTTCGATAGAGGGGCTCGTCCTTAACGAATTGTTCGATCCGAGCGACCATTTCCTCCCCGATATTCCCGGAGGTGATTACGGTCGACAAATCCCGTTTTGGCAGGCTGGACGGAGACCTCCAGTAATCCGTGTCATTCACACGCATGGAGATCACGTCGGAGTCATCCCTGCGCTCGATCCTTGAAGTGATCTCGTCGGAGAAGATTTTAACCAGGTCGCGGGACCGGGTCACGAAGGTGATGGTCAGGTATTCCTTGAACTTCGCGGTGTTGTCCGACTGTTCCTGCGTCCTGTGAATGAAGACGAGCCGGCCCTTGTAGAGACCGTAGTGCGTTCCGTAACCTGCAGACAGGCCCTGGTGACGGACGACGTTCTCGTTCTTCTGGTGATCCCAATAGGTGTCGGACTGATAGAGATAGGTCCGGGAGAAGGATTGCCGGACCATGTTCTCCATAATGAAGGACTGGATGATCTGGTAGTTGTCCATGTCGGAGTTGAAACGGACCTCGATCGAGGCCGTTCTCTTCATTGCCGTCCAGATCTGCGAAGGAAGGCTTCGGGCAGCAAAGGTCAGGATGGACAAGGGCGCCGCGACCACGGCGGCGGCGAGGAAGTCGTTGGAGTGAAACTCTGCGACGAAGTAATCGATGATACTCTGAATCATGTCCTTTCTTGGCTTGGGCTATCAGCGTCAAGGTGCTGCAACACCTTGACGCTGACTCATGCCCTCGGGTTTGTGGCGATTGGCGGGCGGTATGTCAGCGGTCGTCCCACCGCACTTCATCGCCACCTTGATACGCCCGTGCCCGAGAACCGGCTGCGTTGGGAGGTGAGGGGACGGCCTGTTCTGTCAGCGTCGCGGAACGGGTGCCCGGTGCATCCGGGTCGAAGGCCCTCCGCGTGCTTTCTTGGCGGCTTCGACGGACTGTTCGGGAAGGACGAAGACGTCGGGCTCGACCAGTTCGACACGCTGCCAGGGAGTGTTCAGATCGTCCTCGTCTCCGAAGATTTCGTACATTTTGATCGAGCGGATGTCTGACATTTCACAGACCTCCGCGTCGAGACGCTTTGAATTGGTCAGGATTCGAGCAGATAAAGTCGAAGCCCGCCTTTCTCGTTTCCCGCTCACGACGTATGGCGGCGCTGTACGCCGAAATCGAAACAAGGATCAGGATGTTGCCGATAATAGAGAGGCACAGCGCCAGGACAGCAATGCTTAGAGAAACAGGTTCCATGTCTAACCTTTCACGTTGACGATCTGACGGAGTGTGTGAACGACTTCGACCAAATCGGATTGAGCCGCCATGACATCATCGATATCCTTGTAGGCGGCAGGACTCTCATCCAGGACGTCTTCATCCACCCGACACTCGATGCCGGAAGTGGCTTCAGCATGGTCCCTCAGAGAGATTGTCTTGCGGGCTTCGGTCCGGCTCATCTTTCGCCCTGCTCCGTGAGAGCACGAACAAAAGCTGTCCTTGTTCCCCTTGCCGCGAACAATGAAGGATTTGGCGCCCATGGAGCCTGGAATGATTCCGAGATCGCCTTCACGAGCCCGGACGGCACCCTTCCGGGTGACCCAGACATTCTCTCCGTAATGGTGCTCGATTGACGCGTAATTGTGGTGGCAATTCACCGCGAACTTGACGAGATGGAAGTCAGGAAGTCCGGAGGCTCTCATCGCTGCCAGAGTTCCCTCCATCATCGCCTTTCGGTTCGCGGCTGCGTAATCCTGCGCCCACATCAGAGCCTCGACATAGTCGTCGAACAGTTCTGTATACTCGACGAGGTAGGACAGGTCCTTGTCTGCGAGATAGGGCATAATGTGATACCGCTCCATCTCCTCCTTGGCCTTGTCGATGAAGTAGGAACCGATCCGGTTGCCTGGACCCCGCGAACCCGAGTGAAGCATCACCCAGACGGAGTCGTTCTCGTCGAGACAGAGTTCGATGAAGTGGTTTCCGGTCCCGAGAGTCCCCATGTGATTGACGACTCCCCGATGACCGATCCTGGGGTGACGGGACCGGATATCCTCGTAGCGTTCGTCGAGCCCTCGAAGCCGCTCGATGACACCGCGTGGCATGCGGTCGATGTCATTCCAGGCACCCTGGTCGTTCTTCGGGTCGCCATTCGCCGTTCGTCCATGGGGGACCATTGCTTCGATGGCGGTTCGTACATGGCGGAGATCGTCAGGAAGCTGGGACGCTGTTAGATTGGTTTGACAAGCCATCATTCCGCAACCGAGATCGACGCCGACCGCTGCCGGGACGATGGCGCCCTTCGTCGGGATCACTGATCCGATAGTCGCTCCTCGACCAAAATGCACGTCCGGCATGACGGCGACATGCTTGTGAATGAAAGGCAGACTCGCGACATTATGGAGCTGCTTCAGCGCATCCGGTTCGACGTACATGTCTCCGGTCCAGGCCTTGATAGCCTTACCGCCTTCTGAGTGTCGGATATAGTTATAAGACATCCTACCGCCTCCCCGCCTTGTAGCTGATGGCGTCAGAGATCACATGAGCCTGATGGCGCCGACCACGATCGAACATCCGAGACATCGCAGCACGCAATTCCCATGGAGACGGCGAGAAATGACCATCACTGTTTCGTTCGATCCGGACTCTGCAGTCGGCGACATGAATCTCGTATATGTCAGCTTGGTCCTCGCGCTCGACAAGCTTCATCCGACCGTCTTCAAGCTTCCAGAAGCTTTCTCGGTAGGGGGCATCAGCCATCGAAATCTCCCCACTGCGCCTGTCCCGCCTCGACCAGGAGGCTTTGACGACCGGCTTCATCCAATCGAAGCAGGTAGAGCGCAACACCACGCTCAGCCGGACTCAGTCCTCCGCTGTCGAGGCACATCTGGATGCTCTCGTCATCGATGTTGAGGTCTTCGATAACGATGTGAAGTCCGCCAAAAGGCGACACATCCTCTATCCAGATGAGACGAGCGACCTCTTGCCGGGCCATTCGAAGGATCGCGTCAACGGCCTCCATGGGCTCAATGGAAGCTAGGTCCTTACCCTTGGAGACAAACGAATTGTCGTTCAGGAACAGGTCTTTCGCAGCTTTCTCGTCAAGATCGAGCTTGAAACTGGCCCATCCGTATATGTCTGAAACGTACCTCTCAATGGGGCCGAACAGTTCACAAGCCCACCCCGCGATGCAGGCCGACGTTCCGCAGATGTAGTGGGCCATATTGAACCCGGAAAGGGCAGGTCCGCTTGTCAGAGGCCAGGCTTCAGTGTGAGGAACCGTCTTCAGATGGTCCGCGAGAATAAGCATGCGTTCGATGTTCATCGCTGGTGGGTCCTCGCTCCAAGGGTTGCGAGTTGTTCCTGAAGGTCCTGGCTGGCTTCGAGTATGTGCTTCCTTATCTGCATCTGGCTCATAGTGACGTACACCGGCTCAGTCTGGCCTTGGACGATCATGAGTCCTACTCTCATCGACTCATGATCATAAGGAATCGACATGCCAACAGCCTGAACCTCCTTCAGAAGGTCGTTGAGTTGCGTGGCTTTATCGATATCCT
Coding sequences within it:
- a CDS encoding tyrosine-type recombinase/integrase, with the protein product MDRKYIDKRCAVHLTKTKHPRYNWRVYFSDPIDGKRKDKNFRTKGDAVDWIEGGLLELVEKADKGAKGEFTFRNALVFYREQASIGINGRAPVGSSYIGNLERYERLQLADCPFLDDPIDGTSEEDCFRYMRTLREKQTEVAANAAKYMKAATELAKQEFQCSTDPLKDARTPPKRSKTKRETNKQILSRAQVRALLDYFRNKRLATKRVAFQKSFHRTELSLSLAAMTGMRIGEIAALRLENIDLKTCSLDVIHAFKGEDGIGKPKTEAGVRSIPFDQTLADRISEYCEMWKVNSGLLLARDSGKAIDRHNIQRSIKAAVEELGLPPTGMHGLRHYYVSCLIAAGVDAKTIIYRTGHKDYAFTVRLYGHLMIEQDEKPFVVVV
- a CDS encoding AAA family ATPase; the protein is MIQSIIDYFVAEFHSNDFLAAAVVAAPLSILTFAARSLPSQIWTAMKRTASIEVRFNSDMDNYQIIQSFIMENMVRQSFSRTYLYQSDTYWDHQKNENVVRHQGLSAGYGTHYGLYKGRLVFIHRTQEQSDNTAKFKEYLTITFVTRSRDLVKIFSDEITSRIERRDDSDVISMRVNDTDYWRSPSSLPKRDLSTVITSGNIGEEMVARIEQFVKDEPLYRKRGTPYHAGIILSGPPGTGKSSLIHAVASATDRSILYLNLGSLEDDNDLTQLMGTSINWRRSLLVIEDADASNADTSRRKDEKKDKSGVTLSALLNVLDGLLSPDGLVCIATTNHPERLDPALLRTGRFDCHYEIGLLDLDAFERMCAVFDHPVSDAMRSAYTPMTGSDIRKILMESQEYAKEVRHSLSGGNHVEGA
- a CDS encoding RtcB family protein; this encodes MYVEPDALKQLHNVASLPFIHKHVAVMPDVHFGRGATIGSVIPTKGAIVPAAVGVDLGCGMMACQTNLTASQLPDDLRHVRTAIEAMVPHGRTANGDPKNDQGAWNDIDRMPRGVIERLRGLDERYEDIRSRHPRIGHRGVVNHMGTLGTGNHFIELCLDENDSVWVMLHSGSRGPGNRIGSYFIDKAKEEMERYHIMPYLADKDLSYLVEYTELFDDYVEALMWAQDYAAANRKAMMEGTLAAMRASGLPDFHLVKFAVNCHHNYASIEHHYGENVWVTRKGAVRAREGDLGIIPGSMGAKSFIVRGKGNKDSFCSCSHGAGRKMSRTEARKTISLRDHAEATSGIECRVDEDVLDESPAAYKDIDDVMAAQSDLVEVVHTLRQIVNVKG